One stretch of Longimicrobiales bacterium DNA includes these proteins:
- a CDS encoding PAS domain S-box protein, translated as MERGTTDGPLTESALEQALAAAPAVVYMGSLADGRFHPTWVSANIQTILGFTREQALAAGWWKTHVHPDDVQLDWVREARRRPEGRWDGHYRFIRADGCEIWIHEQVKWEPGPDIHTTRVVGSWMDVTSSRHREEALADSEERFRQLVTHIPQVFWINAYKGELLYVSPSYEEVWGRSQAELYERRSSWRESLHPEDRDRVAHFLATHGASEYEITYRIQRPDGEVRWIRDRGFPVPDSTGRVYRMAGIAEDITERVLATQRVEAAEQHYRRLITTSPYAVYTMDVNGVFTELNPAAEVLLGSPASVLLGRSFLEIIAPDSRDRAADAFQRMLTGETDDVAIQLVVLTPDGDRRVLSVAATTMRDRGVVEGMHGIARDITHEVERDQRIRMLAEALDRLPDAVCIERDDGSILYSNDAFQELTATRTRSEVTGLQALLAENTSARERRAVRDELVNDGAWRGRTSIPRGDTTVPLEIVARRIELGLHQVTILLARDVTEQVERELQLRRTERLASLGTLVGGVAHELNNPLTAIAGFVELMLAEERSADDRDALETLRRETARVAKIVSDLRLLARESQDVQNRRLQPIDVNDIIQHVLRVRRYALDTSNIEVRANLEKNLPLARGVPSEIEQVVLNLVVNASHALDMSDRQEKVLTINSAATRAGVAFEVIDNGSGIPESVVEHIFDPFFTTKSPGEGTGLGLSLVHSIVSEHGGRISVNSIEGRGSAFSVLLPFAREVDATSTPPQPPAQPPCTQPLRVLIVDDEAAIRLALVRHLERRGHTVETAEDGAAALEQIAASGFDVILSDIRMPGMSGDRLLRELRERGSEEAIRRLVFMTGDPASEAVQQGVEHAIPVLSKPFTLREITEKIEEHAASSRN; from the coding sequence TTGGAGCGAGGCACCACGGACGGACCGCTGACCGAGTCGGCGCTCGAGCAGGCGCTCGCGGCGGCGCCCGCCGTCGTGTACATGGGCAGCCTGGCCGACGGGCGGTTCCACCCGACCTGGGTGAGCGCCAACATCCAGACGATTCTCGGCTTCACCCGGGAGCAGGCACTTGCTGCGGGCTGGTGGAAAACGCACGTGCATCCGGATGACGTCCAGCTGGACTGGGTGCGGGAAGCGCGTCGCAGGCCGGAGGGCCGCTGGGACGGGCACTACCGCTTCATCCGCGCGGACGGTTGCGAGATCTGGATCCACGAGCAGGTGAAGTGGGAGCCGGGCCCCGACATCCACACCACGCGCGTGGTCGGCTCGTGGATGGACGTGACGAGCTCGCGGCACCGCGAAGAAGCGCTGGCCGACAGCGAGGAGCGCTTCCGCCAGCTCGTGACGCACATCCCCCAGGTCTTCTGGATCAACGCATACAAGGGCGAGCTGCTCTACGTCAGCCCGTCCTACGAGGAGGTCTGGGGCCGTTCGCAGGCGGAGCTGTACGAGCGGCGCTCATCCTGGCGGGAGTCTCTGCACCCGGAAGACCGCGACCGCGTCGCGCACTTCCTTGCGACGCACGGCGCCTCGGAGTACGAGATCACCTACCGCATCCAGCGGCCCGACGGCGAAGTCCGCTGGATCCGCGACCGCGGCTTTCCCGTTCCCGACTCCACCGGCCGGGTCTACCGCATGGCGGGTATCGCGGAGGACATCACCGAACGCGTTCTTGCGACGCAGCGCGTCGAAGCCGCCGAGCAGCACTACCGCCGGCTGATCACCACCTCGCCGTATGCCGTCTACACGATGGACGTGAACGGCGTCTTCACCGAGCTGAACCCCGCCGCGGAGGTGCTGCTCGGCAGTCCGGCCTCCGTTCTCCTCGGCCGCTCGTTCCTCGAGATCATCGCGCCGGACAGTCGCGACCGGGCGGCGGATGCGTTCCAGCGCATGCTGACAGGCGAGACGGACGACGTCGCGATCCAGCTCGTGGTTCTCACGCCTGACGGCGATCGCCGGGTGCTGTCGGTGGCGGCCACGACGATGCGGGACCGGGGCGTCGTCGAGGGGATGCACGGCATCGCGCGCGACATCACGCACGAGGTCGAGCGCGACCAGCGCATCCGGATGCTCGCGGAAGCGCTGGACCGCCTGCCGGACGCGGTGTGCATCGAGCGCGACGACGGCAGCATCCTGTACTCCAACGACGCCTTCCAGGAGCTCACGGCCACGCGCACCCGGAGCGAGGTGACGGGGCTGCAGGCGCTCCTGGCCGAGAATACGTCCGCCCGCGAGCGGCGCGCGGTTCGCGACGAGCTGGTCAACGACGGGGCGTGGCGCGGCCGCACGTCCATTCCGCGTGGCGACACCACGGTACCGCTCGAGATCGTCGCGCGCCGGATCGAGCTGGGCCTGCACCAGGTCACGATCCTGCTCGCGCGTGACGTGACGGAGCAGGTCGAGCGGGAGCTGCAGCTGCGCCGGACGGAGCGACTGGCGAGCCTCGGCACCCTGGTCGGCGGCGTCGCGCACGAGCTGAACAATCCGCTGACCGCGATCGCGGGATTCGTCGAGCTGATGCTGGCGGAGGAGCGCTCCGCGGATGATCGCGACGCGCTGGAGACGCTCCGTCGCGAGACGGCGCGCGTCGCCAAGATCGTTTCGGACCTGCGGCTGCTCGCGCGTGAGAGCCAGGACGTCCAGAACCGCCGGCTGCAGCCGATCGACGTCAACGACATCATCCAGCACGTCCTGCGCGTGCGCCGCTACGCGCTGGACACGAGCAACATCGAGGTCAGGGCCAATCTCGAGAAGAACCTGCCGCTCGCGCGCGGCGTGCCCAGCGAGATCGAGCAGGTCGTGCTCAACCTGGTCGTGAACGCATCCCACGCACTGGACATGAGCGATCGCCAGGAAAAGGTGCTCACGATCAACAGCGCGGCAACGCGCGCGGGCGTGGCATTCGAGGTGATCGACAACGGCAGCGGCATCCCGGAAAGCGTGGTGGAGCACATCTTCGACCCGTTCTTCACGACCAAGTCGCCGGGTGAGGGCACAGGGCTCGGGCTCAGCCTCGTGCACAGCATCGTCAGCGAGCACGGCGGACGCATCTCCGTCAACAGCATCGAGGGACGCGGCTCCGCGTTCAGTGTGCTGCTGCCGTTCGCGCGGGAAGTCGATGCGACGTCCACGCCGCCGCAGCCACCGGCGCAGCCGCCCTGCACACAGCCGCTCCGCGTGCTGATCGTCGATGATGAGGCCGCGATCCGCCTTGCCCTCGTCCGCCACCTGGAGCGGCGCGGCCACACGGTCGAGACCGCGGAGGACGGTGCGGCTGCACTGGAGCAGATCGCAGCGAGCGGTTTCGACGTGATCCTGTCGGATATCCGGATGCCGGGCATGAGCGGCGACCGGCTGCTCCGCGAGCTGCGCGAGCGCGGCTCCGAGGAGGCGATCCGGCGCCTGGTCTTCATGACGGGGGACCCTGCGAGCGAGGCCGTGCAGCAGGGCGTCGAGCACGCGATCCCGGTGCTCTCGAAGCCCTTCACGCTGCGCGAGATCACCGAGAAGATCGAGGAGCACGCCGCGTCCTCACGCAACTGA
- a CDS encoding serine hydrolase: protein MRRALHLTVLPLILATAEVAAAQYVPPADAWERRDPAQVGMDAARLAEAVRFAQEHESAAPRDLELAHYMSFGREPFGDAVGPFKERGPQSGLIIRNGYIVAEWGEPARVDMTFSVTKSFLSTVVGLAFDRGLIRDVNDTVASYMAPVLSADGVAHAAESARNRFGSTGTFDLFDTPHNRRITWDHLLRQTSDWEGTLWEKPEWADRPARETATWLTRERVAPGSAYEYNDTRVNVLALAALNVWRRPLPEVLREHVMDPIGASPTWRWYGYENSWVVLDGTRVQSVSGGGHWGGGMFISAYDQARFGLLTLRDGRWGDRQLLSQEWLRMARTPTPAQPTYGFMNFFLNTGRELYASAPEQAFAHLGNGTNLIYCDPVNDLVVVARWIDNGQIDAFLSRVLASVEARATR, encoded by the coding sequence GTGCGCCGCGCCCTGCACCTGACCGTGCTCCCGCTCATCCTGGCGACCGCCGAGGTGGCGGCCGCGCAGTACGTCCCGCCTGCCGACGCGTGGGAGCGCCGGGACCCGGCGCAGGTCGGCATGGACGCGGCCCGGCTGGCGGAGGCGGTTCGCTTCGCGCAGGAGCACGAGTCGGCGGCGCCGCGCGACCTGGAGCTCGCCCATTACATGTCCTTCGGTCGCGAGCCCTTCGGCGATGCGGTCGGCCCGTTCAAGGAGCGGGGCCCGCAGAGCGGGCTGATCATCCGCAACGGCTACATCGTGGCGGAGTGGGGCGAGCCGGCGCGCGTGGACATGACGTTCAGCGTGACCAAGAGCTTCCTGTCGACGGTGGTCGGGCTCGCGTTCGACCGGGGCCTGATCCGCGACGTGAACGACACGGTGGCCTCCTACATGGCGCCGGTGCTGTCGGCCGATGGCGTTGCGCATGCCGCGGAAAGCGCGCGCAACCGGTTTGGCTCGACGGGCACGTTCGACCTGTTCGACACGCCCCACAACCGCCGCATCACGTGGGACCACCTGCTGCGTCAGACGAGCGACTGGGAGGGCACGCTCTGGGAAAAGCCGGAGTGGGCGGACCGGCCGGCGCGCGAGACCGCGACGTGGCTGACACGCGAGCGGGTCGCCCCGGGAAGCGCGTACGAGTACAACGACACGCGCGTCAACGTGCTCGCGCTCGCCGCGCTGAACGTGTGGCGCCGGCCGCTGCCGGAAGTGCTGCGCGAGCACGTGATGGACCCGATCGGTGCGTCGCCGACCTGGCGCTGGTACGGCTACGAGAACTCCTGGGTCGTGCTGGACGGCACGCGGGTGCAGTCGGTGAGCGGCGGCGGTCACTGGGGTGGCGGCATGTTCATCAGCGCATACGACCAGGCGCGCTTCGGGCTGCTCACGCTGCGCGATGGTCGGTGGGGCGATCGGCAGCTGCTGTCGCAGGAGTGGCTGAGGATGGCGCGCACGCCCACGCCCGCGCAGCCGACGTACGGGTTCATGAACTTCTTCCTGAACACCGGACGCGAGCTGTACGCGAGTGCACCCGAGCAGGCGTTCGCGCACCTCGGCAACGGCACGAACCTGATCTACTGCGATCCGGTGAACGACCTGGTCGTGGTCGCCCGCTGGATCGACAACGGGCAGATCGACGCGTTCCTGTCCCGCGTGCTCGCCTCGGTCGAGGCGCGTGCGACACGCTGA
- a CDS encoding gamma-glutamyltransferase family protein, whose product MISVVRKTAWLFVLTACAVPATQRASLDVPPPEAGRVAAGVNGAVSSASPLASEAGIEVLRAGGNAVDAAVATAFAIGVVEPQMSGIGGSGSMLIWRDDVQRAEYLDFYAMQPVERFRGRTGYDGGADLRIVGVPGNVAGLLAAHERFGRLSREQVIGPAIRLAEDGFPVGQILAGFIRSDSAKLARFPEGYRRMYPEGRPLGVGAVLRNPELARALRHIARDGADAFYRGALTADIVRVMNAGRHPVTAADFAEYEPLWKRPLCIDYRGRQVLSAPPPQTGAQVLHTLQLLEAHDIASAGLPTRSARAFDILTSALRVGMADNRGANDDPRWRTLHAGGRITPAFAQQRAALVGAGNAPDTIAPVSAEEYDASVLENGCERFEPYRAVAGAADAPGRQGADRRVDAADAAVVARQPLVADDDAEAAGETTHLSVVDGEGNAVALTQTNSTVFGSGAWVHGFFLNDSGYIFRDEKALEEIPARWRTRTTTIAPTIVMEGDDVDLVIGAPGGGRIPTEIVQTMVYLLDYDMSPLDAVRMPRIYPSSQSTRVQLEHGFAARVLQDAREMGYNPVPPAPGYARLYFVKREDGRWVAVADPRHDGEARAY is encoded by the coding sequence GTGATTTCAGTAGTACGCAAGACTGCATGGCTGTTCGTTCTAACCGCGTGCGCGGTTCCTGCCACGCAGCGTGCAAGCCTGGACGTTCCTCCGCCGGAGGCCGGCCGTGTCGCGGCCGGCGTGAACGGCGCCGTCTCGTCCGCGAGTCCGCTCGCCAGTGAGGCCGGCATCGAGGTCCTGCGCGCGGGCGGCAATGCCGTGGACGCGGCGGTCGCGACGGCGTTCGCGATCGGCGTGGTCGAGCCGCAGATGTCGGGCATCGGCGGCAGCGGTTCGATGCTGATCTGGCGGGACGATGTGCAGCGTGCGGAGTACCTGGACTTCTACGCGATGCAGCCGGTCGAGCGCTTCCGTGGACGCACCGGCTACGACGGCGGCGCGGACCTGCGGATCGTCGGTGTGCCGGGCAACGTCGCCGGGCTGCTCGCCGCGCACGAGCGCTTCGGTCGGCTGTCGCGCGAGCAGGTGATCGGGCCGGCCATCCGCCTGGCGGAAGACGGCTTCCCGGTCGGCCAGATCCTGGCCGGCTTCATCCGCTCGGACTCAGCCAAGCTCGCGCGGTTTCCCGAGGGATACCGGCGCATGTACCCGGAGGGGCGACCGCTCGGCGTGGGTGCGGTGCTGCGCAACCCGGAGCTCGCGCGTGCGCTCCGCCACATCGCGCGCGACGGCGCCGACGCGTTCTACCGCGGCGCGCTGACCGCGGACATCGTGCGCGTCATGAATGCTGGCAGGCATCCCGTCACCGCGGCGGATTTCGCCGAGTACGAGCCGCTCTGGAAGCGGCCGCTGTGCATCGACTACCGCGGCCGGCAGGTGCTGTCCGCGCCGCCGCCCCAGACGGGCGCGCAGGTGCTGCACACGCTGCAACTGCTCGAGGCACACGACATCGCGTCCGCGGGGCTGCCCACGCGCAGCGCGCGCGCGTTCGACATCCTCACCTCCGCACTGCGCGTCGGCATGGCCGACAACCGCGGCGCCAACGACGACCCGCGCTGGCGCACACTGCACGCGGGCGGCCGCATCACGCCTGCATTCGCGCAGCAGCGTGCCGCGCTGGTCGGTGCGGGCAATGCGCCGGACACGATTGCGCCGGTATCCGCCGAGGAGTACGACGCCAGCGTTCTCGAGAACGGGTGCGAGCGCTTCGAGCCGTACCGTGCGGTTGCCGGCGCTGCGGACGCGCCGGGTCGGCAGGGCGCTGACCGCCGGGTCGATGCTGCCGATGCCGCGGTCGTCGCGCGTCAGCCACTCGTCGCGGACGATGACGCGGAGGCGGCCGGGGAAACGACGCACCTCTCCGTGGTGGACGGCGAGGGCAATGCCGTAGCACTCACGCAGACCAACAGCACGGTGTTCGGCAGCGGTGCATGGGTGCACGGCTTCTTCCTGAACGACAGCGGCTACATCTTCCGCGACGAGAAGGCGCTGGAGGAGATCCCCGCACGCTGGCGGACGCGCACGACCACGATCGCGCCGACCATCGTGATGGAGGGAGACGACGTCGATCTCGTGATCGGCGCGCCGGGCGGCGGCCGCATCCCGACCGAGATCGTGCAGACGATGGTCTACCTGCTGGACTACGACATGAGCCCGCTGGACGCGGTGCGAATGCCGCGCATCTACCCGTCGTCGCAAAGCACGCGCGTGCAGCTCGAGCACGGCTTTGCCGCACGTGTGCTGCAGGACGCGCGCGAAATGGGCTACAACCCGGTCCCGCCTGCGCCCGGCTACGCCCGACTGTATTTCGTGAAGCGGGAGGACGGCCGCTGGGTGGCGGTCGCGGACCCGCGCCACGACGGCGAGGCCCGCGCCTACTGA